The Equus caballus isolate H_3958 breed thoroughbred chromosome 13, TB-T2T, whole genome shotgun sequence genome includes a window with the following:
- the MMP25 gene encoding matrix metalloproteinase-25: MLQLLVLLLLLLLPPARAPEPAAQDVSLGVDWLTRYGYLPPPNPAQAQLQSPAKLRDAIKVMQRFAGLRETGVLDPETMAAMRKPRCSLPDVLGVAGLVRRRRRYALSGSVWKKRTLTWRVQSFPQSSALSQETVRTLMHHALTAWGAVSGLSFQEVGSQGPSEPDILIDFARAYHQDSYPFDGQGGTLAHAFFPGEHPISGDTHFDDEETWTFGSKDGEGTDLFAVAVHEFGHALGLGHSSVPDSIMRPFYQGPVGDPTKYRLSQDDREGLEQLYGKAPQTPYDKPTRRPLAPPPPPPALPPDSPSLPVPDRCEGNFDAIANIRGETFFFKGPWFWRLQPSGQLVSPRPARLHRFWEGLPAQVQVIQAAYARPPDGRILLFSGPQFWVFQDRRLEGAARPLTELGLPPGEAVDAVFSWPQNGKTYLIRGQRYWRYDEAAARPDPGYPRDLSLWEGAPLAPDDVTVSNTGDTYFFKGAHYWRFPKGSVQAEPDSPQPMGPKWLDCPAPRAGPRTPRPPKATLKPGPCDCQCELNQAAGRGSVPLLLPLLSLLVGVVASR; the protein is encoded by the exons ATGCTCCAGCTCCtggtgctgctgctcctgctgctgctgccccccgCGCGCGCCCCGGAGCCCGCGGCGCAGGATGTGAGCCTGGGCGTG GACTGGCTGACACGCTATGGCTACCTGCCACCACCCAACCCTGCCCAGGCCcagctgcagagccctgccaaGCTACGGGATGCCATCAAGGTCATGCAGAGGTTTGCCGGGCTGCGTGAGACAGGTGTCCTGG ACCCAGAGACAATGGCCGCCATGCGTAAGCCCCGCTGCTCCCTGCCGGACGTGCTGGGGGTGGCGGGGCTGGTTAGGCGGCGCCGCCGATACGCCCTGAGTGGGAGCGTGTGGAAGAAGCGAACCCTGACGTGGAG ggtcCAGTCCTTCCCCCAGAGCTCCGCGCTGAGCCAGGAGACAGTGCGCACCCTCATGCACCATGCCTTGACTGCCTGGGGCGCTGtgtcaggcctcagtttccaggAGGTGGGTTCTCAGGGCCCAAGTGAGCCCGACATCCTCATCGACTTTGCCCGGGCGTACCACCAGGACAGTTACCCCTTCGACGGGCAGGGGGGCACCCTCGCCCATGCCTTCTTCCCTGGGGAGCACCCCATCTCTGGGGACACTCACTTCGACGATGAGGAGACCTGGACTTTTGGGTCAAAAG atGGTGAGGGGACCGACCTGTTTGCAGTGGCTGTCCACGAGTTTGGCCACGCCCTGGGCCTGGGCCACTCCTCAGTGCCTGACTCCATCATGAGGCCCTTTTACCAGGGCCCAGTGGGTGACCCCACCAAGTACCGCCTGTCGCAGGATGACCGGGAAGGCCTGGAGCAGCTCTATG GGAAAGCGCCCCAAACCCCCTATGACAAGCCCACAAGGAGAcccctggctcctcctcccccgccccctgctcTGCCCCCAGACAG cccctccctccccgtcCCTGACCGATGTGAGGGCAATTTTGACGCCATCGCTAACATCCGCGGGGAaaccttcttttttaaag GCCCCTGGTTCTGGCGCCTCCAGCCCTCGGGACAGCTGGTGTCCCCCCGGCCCGCCAGGCTCCACCGCTTCTGGGAGGGGCTGCCGGCCCAGGTGCAGGTCATCCAGGCGGCCTACGCCCGGCCCCCAGACGGCCGCATCCTCCTCTTCAGCG GCCCGCAGTTCTGGGTGTTCCAGGACCGGCGGCTGGAGGGCGCCGCGCGGCCGCTCACCGAGCTGGGGCTGCCCCCGGGGGAGGCGGTGGACGCCGTGTTCTCGTGGCCGCAGAATGGGAAGACCTACCTGATCAGGGGCCAGCGCTACTGGCGCTACGACGAGGCGGCGGCGCGCCCGGACCCCGGCTACCCGCGCGACCTGAGCCTCTGGGAGGGGGCGCCTCTGGCCCCCGACGATGTCACCGTCAGCAACACAG GGGACACTTACTTCTTCAAGGGCGCCCATTACTGGCGCTTTCCCAAGGGCAGCGTCCAGGCCGAGCCGGACTCGCCCCAACCCATGGGCCCCAAGTGGCTGGACTGCCCGGCCCCGAGAGCTGGCCCTCGCACGCCCAGGCCCCCCAAAGCCACTCTCAAGCCTGGACCCTGCGATTGTCAGTGCGAGCTCAATCAGGCCGCGGGGAGGGGGTCCGTGCCCCTCCTGCTACCCCTGCTGTCCCTGTTGGTGGGGGTCGTCGCCTCCCGCTGA